One window from the genome of Streptomyces sp. NBC_00287 encodes:
- a CDS encoding acyl carrier protein, which produces MAALSHEEIRQRISEYIEQQFLGESEVSELTDDTPLLEWSVLTSMNTSLLLSFIRTELGVVVPPTHITGRNFANLAAITDMVHSLAPQPAA; this is translated from the coding sequence GTGGCGGCGCTGTCCCATGAAGAGATCCGTCAGAGGATCAGCGAGTACATCGAGCAGCAGTTCCTCGGCGAGAGCGAGGTTTCGGAGCTGACGGACGACACCCCGCTGCTGGAGTGGAGCGTCCTCACCTCCATGAACACCTCTCTGCTGCTCTCGTTCATCCGTACCGAGTTGGGGGTCGTCGTGCCCCCGACCCACATCACCGGCCGGAACTTCGCGAACCTGGCGGCCATCACGGACATGGTCCATTCCCTGGCCCCGCAGCCCGCTGCCTGA
- a CDS encoding thioesterase II family protein: MTTDPQLTLFCLAHAGGSAHPYIRLSADLPDHVTVVPLELPGHGTRVREPLLHGLSALTEEAVRLIGERRHEPYALYGHSFGALLGYEAARALTAQGTPPELLLVSGRNGPTEPLSHRPFHHLPDDGFVQGLQRIGGLPEALLAEPELLKFYLPAIRADLKVVETYTHAPGPRLTVPVTTFAGRKDVLTDASSMAAWSRITTGVFDLTLVSGGHFFLQEPEFRAALGVRLTRFAATARRFPAARAAVARAVAE, translated from the coding sequence TTGACCACCGACCCACAGCTGACGCTGTTCTGTCTCGCCCACGCGGGCGGCAGCGCGCATCCCTACATCCGGCTCTCGGCCGATCTGCCGGACCACGTCACGGTCGTACCGCTGGAACTGCCCGGGCACGGCACCCGGGTACGAGAACCCCTGCTGCACGGTCTGTCCGCGCTGACCGAGGAGGCGGTACGGCTGATCGGCGAGCGCCGGCACGAGCCGTACGCCTTGTACGGGCACAGCTTCGGCGCCCTGCTCGGCTACGAGGCCGCCCGGGCGCTGACCGCCCAGGGCACCCCGCCGGAGCTGCTGCTGGTGTCCGGGCGCAACGGGCCCACCGAGCCGCTCTCGCACCGCCCCTTCCACCATCTGCCCGACGACGGCTTCGTGCAGGGGCTGCAGCGGATCGGCGGTCTGCCCGAGGCGCTGCTCGCCGAGCCGGAGCTGCTGAAGTTCTACCTTCCGGCGATCCGCGCCGACTTGAAGGTCGTCGAGACGTACACGCACGCCCCGGGCCCCCGGCTGACGGTTCCGGTGACCACCTTCGCCGGGCGCAAGGACGTGCTGACCGATGCCTCGTCCATGGCCGCGTGGTCCCGGATCACCACCGGGGTCTTCGATCTCACGCTGGTCTCCGGTGGCCATTTCTTCCTCCAGGAACCGGAGTTCAGGGCCGCGCTGGGCGTCCGGCTGACCCGGTTCGCGGCCACCGCGCGCCGCTTCCCGGCGGCCCGTGCGGCGGTCGCCCGAGCGGTTGCCGAGTGA
- a CDS encoding acyl carrier protein: MSGPAREITSEAVENWLVEQIAQRTLLPPAMVSVHLCFDEFDIDSADSLVITTALADWLGDEVDPRALVRHPTIRSLAGYLAGRRGQVTMGGTPVHG; this comes from the coding sequence GTGAGCGGACCTGCGAGGGAGATCACTTCCGAAGCGGTGGAGAACTGGCTGGTGGAGCAGATTGCCCAAAGGACCTTGCTGCCCCCGGCGATGGTGTCGGTTCACCTGTGCTTCGACGAGTTCGACATCGACTCTGCCGACAGCCTGGTGATCACCACGGCCCTGGCGGACTGGCTCGGCGACGAGGTTGACCCGCGTGCACTAGTCCGGCATCCGACGATCCGGTCGCTCGCCGGATACCTGGCCGGCCGACGTGGCCAGGTCACAATGGGAGGTACTCCGGTCCATGGCTGA
- a CDS encoding type I polyketide synthase gives MAENRRYEPRPDDIAVVGAGCRFPGGVRDLDGLWRVLMDGVDVITPVPADRWSEDFHHPDRHNPGTTYCREGGFLDEIDRFDADYFGVSPREARGMDPQQRLLLEVCSEAMEDAGLPRGDWEGSRTSVHMGILGSDYLLLHARTSGIRAIDPYFASGKEFSFAAGRIAYTFGLHGPAMTVNTACSSSLVAVHLACQALRNGEADTALAGGVNVIVAPELSVFMGKVQALSPTGRCRPFDARADGIVRGEGCGVVVLKRYADAVRDHDRIHGLIRGSAVNQDGRSAGLTAPNALAQQDLLRAALASASIAPEEPVFVEAHGTGTPLGDPLEISALTEVLGRVRPPEEPLLVGSHKAHFGHMDSAAGIAGLLKTLLVLRHRTVPGQIHHVYPAPMIDWESSGTLVPVEHVRLPGEDLALTAGVSAFGLSGTNAHVVLGSAPQTAAGTGAPAGPHTLLVSATTAEGLRKLAADYAGTLADPVGPAAAASAVRRTHLKHRIAVVGKDAAELTAALGDAEGSRAAENPPKLVHVFSGQGSQWPRMGLDLAETEPVVRETLDDCDDLLLSEAGWSLYDVLRDPDPARVKATDVAQPAIFAVQVALGRLWQSWGVRPDAVIGHSMGEVAAAHMAGALELEDAVRLVAHRGRLMHRAAGTGRMANVELGADQVRERLAARHPEVVVATENGPASVVIAGPKEAVEAAVRDLTEDDVNVVALPVDYAFHSPLMQPYADELAELLQGLTPSTPTVRFLSTALPGQDAPLDAAYWSANLREPVRLWPVVDGLLAEGETAFVEIGAHPVLSRPLQSALAHRERRGPVVSSLVRAQDGPTMLARSRATLHEAGVDIDWATAHGSPVRPVTLPPHRWADERFWLDGVERGEQGSGPAELDGLRAEVRLVDASGRVVAELAAGAESATPVTSVAPVTPAAVPVAPAAVVAEEPVEEAAPAAHDREHVASTVHAMLIKVLGHGPRKRLPRTRGFFELGIDSISVAEFARRVAEQLHVAVDGADALAHGTIEGFTDYIMTLVPEHSVESAGESASESAATGSGAGAAPSEPVAPRGGAADRYSPAPLGGAAEPGVSKEPVAVPQPDDGFEYDTVEPIAIVGIGCRLPGGVAGPEDFWRLLDQRVDASGDVPAERWDAAALDGVPARGSFLGAVDGFDNSFFRISPREARTMDPQQRLFLEVAWEALEDAGVPADRIGGTRTGVFVGLNTTDYQQLVTRRESDVDLYYGTGNSFSATAGRISYFLGLRGPSIAVDTACSSSLTAVHLACQSLRAGESRLALAGGVNVMATPTVFLSMGAAGALAPDGRCKTFDDSADGYGRGEGAGVVILKKLSSALRDGDRVYAIIRGSAVNQDGASGGFTVPSGTAQEEVILTALEQAGIAPHEVSYVEAHGTGTRLGDAVELRALAGALGTGRPADQPLVVGSVKTNIGHLEAAAGVTGLIKTVLALGRERIPAQLHLSEPTRQLDWAKLPLNVAADPVPWPRGAQPRIAGISAFGFTGTNAHVLVQEAPVQPVPPAAPRPVRPCVLTVSAATPEALTAAVALMRERVAATADSELADLCWTSGARRAHLAHRITAVGRTRDELLAALDRARPVQARDEASVLFVYGRTPADMSAYEEALAGDPEAAETYRTALAEAHEALRAELGEPEGPPHPGSVEHAGEVFAGQLATTALWKALGVQPDAVVGWDIGEYAAAVVAGDLTLLNAVRLLAAGVPVPAQPDGARVARHSAADGWSSLANEVIVAGTDVLLDIGTGSRAIRMLGAALDAAAEPGENVPAQLTAPRKRQPSGVEKAYLGPVELLELAAALHAHGVSVDWDRLVPGPHRPVPLPAYPWQRKAYWVDTAYSVEPRPQSEPQPAAETAPEPAGDLATELLALSPDRREERLVDLLLKLVAQVLGEEADVAPDQGFFDLGMDSVLSQDLKQRAERELGLELPGTVMFECPNVTSFARFVLDEVLTEPQDTTEPAAATAAPEEPAEDLADLDDDSLLSRLDDALASSEALLTEGD, from the coding sequence ATGGCTGAGAACCGACGGTACGAGCCGCGCCCCGACGACATCGCAGTCGTCGGGGCCGGTTGCCGCTTCCCCGGCGGGGTACGCGACCTCGACGGGCTGTGGCGGGTGCTGATGGACGGCGTGGACGTCATCACGCCGGTGCCCGCCGACCGTTGGAGCGAGGACTTCCACCACCCGGACCGGCACAACCCGGGCACCACGTACTGCCGTGAGGGCGGATTCCTCGACGAGATCGACCGGTTCGACGCCGACTACTTCGGCGTCTCCCCACGCGAGGCCCGGGGCATGGACCCCCAGCAGCGGCTGCTGCTGGAGGTGTGCTCCGAGGCCATGGAGGACGCGGGCCTGCCGCGCGGCGACTGGGAAGGCAGCCGGACCTCCGTCCATATGGGCATCCTCGGCTCCGACTATCTGCTGCTGCACGCGCGGACCTCCGGGATCCGCGCCATCGACCCGTACTTCGCCTCCGGCAAGGAGTTCAGCTTCGCCGCCGGACGCATCGCCTACACCTTCGGGCTGCACGGTCCCGCGATGACCGTCAACACCGCCTGCTCGTCCTCGCTGGTCGCCGTCCACCTGGCCTGCCAGGCACTGCGCAACGGCGAGGCCGACACGGCGCTGGCGGGCGGCGTGAACGTGATCGTCGCGCCCGAACTCTCCGTTTTCATGGGCAAGGTGCAAGCGCTGTCCCCCACCGGACGGTGCCGCCCCTTCGACGCCCGCGCCGACGGCATCGTCCGCGGCGAGGGCTGCGGCGTCGTCGTGCTCAAGCGCTACGCCGACGCCGTGCGCGACCACGACCGCATCCACGGGCTGATCCGTGGCTCGGCCGTCAACCAGGACGGCCGCAGCGCCGGACTGACCGCCCCCAACGCCCTCGCCCAGCAGGACCTGCTGCGCGCGGCGCTGGCGTCGGCGTCCATCGCGCCCGAGGAGCCGGTGTTCGTGGAGGCGCACGGCACCGGCACCCCGCTCGGGGACCCGCTGGAGATCTCCGCGCTCACCGAGGTGCTCGGCCGGGTCCGGCCCCCGGAGGAGCCGCTCCTGGTCGGCTCCCACAAGGCGCACTTCGGGCACATGGACTCCGCCGCCGGTATCGCGGGCCTGCTCAAGACCCTGCTGGTGCTGCGGCACCGCACGGTCCCGGGGCAGATCCACCACGTCTACCCGGCCCCGATGATCGACTGGGAGTCCTCCGGGACCCTCGTCCCGGTGGAGCACGTACGGCTGCCCGGCGAGGACCTTGCACTGACCGCGGGAGTGAGCGCTTTCGGCCTCTCCGGCACCAATGCGCACGTGGTCCTCGGCAGCGCGCCGCAGACCGCGGCCGGCACCGGCGCCCCCGCCGGACCGCACACCCTCCTCGTCTCCGCGACCACCGCGGAGGGACTGCGCAAGCTGGCCGCCGACTACGCCGGAACGCTCGCCGACCCGGTCGGACCGGCCGCGGCCGCCTCCGCCGTGCGCCGCACCCACCTCAAGCACCGGATCGCCGTCGTCGGCAAGGACGCCGCCGAACTCACCGCGGCGCTGGGCGATGCCGAGGGCAGCCGGGCGGCCGAGAACCCGCCGAAGCTCGTCCATGTCTTCTCCGGGCAGGGCTCGCAGTGGCCGCGTATGGGCCTCGACCTCGCCGAGACCGAGCCCGTGGTCCGCGAGACCCTCGACGACTGCGACGACCTGCTGCTCTCCGAGGCCGGCTGGTCCCTCTACGACGTCCTGCGCGACCCCGACCCGGCCCGCGTGAAGGCCACCGACGTCGCCCAGCCCGCGATCTTCGCGGTCCAGGTCGCGCTCGGCCGGCTCTGGCAGTCCTGGGGGGTCCGCCCCGACGCGGTGATCGGCCACAGCATGGGCGAGGTCGCCGCCGCGCACATGGCCGGGGCGCTCGAACTCGAGGACGCCGTACGGCTGGTGGCCCACCGCGGGCGGCTGATGCACCGCGCCGCCGGCACCGGCCGGATGGCCAACGTCGAGCTCGGCGCGGACCAGGTCCGCGAGCGGCTCGCCGCCCGGCACCCCGAGGTGGTCGTCGCCACCGAGAACGGGCCCGCCTCCGTCGTCATCGCCGGGCCCAAGGAGGCCGTGGAGGCCGCGGTCCGGGACCTCACCGAGGACGACGTGAACGTGGTCGCGCTCCCCGTCGACTACGCCTTCCACTCCCCGCTGATGCAGCCCTACGCCGATGAACTCGCCGAACTGCTGCAGGGGTTGACGCCCAGCACGCCCACGGTGCGATTCCTGTCCACCGCGCTGCCGGGCCAGGACGCCCCGCTGGACGCCGCGTACTGGAGCGCCAACCTGCGTGAGCCGGTGCGGCTGTGGCCCGTCGTGGACGGGCTGCTGGCCGAGGGCGAGACGGCGTTCGTCGAGATCGGCGCGCATCCCGTGCTGTCCCGTCCGCTGCAGTCCGCGCTCGCCCATCGCGAGCGGCGCGGACCGGTCGTCTCCTCGCTGGTCCGGGCCCAGGACGGTCCGACCATGCTGGCCCGCTCCCGGGCCACGCTGCACGAGGCGGGCGTCGACATCGACTGGGCCACCGCGCACGGTTCACCGGTGCGTCCGGTGACGCTGCCGCCGCACCGCTGGGCCGATGAGCGGTTCTGGCTGGACGGCGTGGAGCGGGGCGAGCAGGGCTCGGGGCCTGCCGAGCTGGACGGACTGCGGGCCGAGGTGCGGCTGGTGGACGCGAGTGGGCGGGTGGTCGCGGAGCTGGCGGCCGGCGCCGAGTCCGCGACGCCGGTCACTTCGGTCGCCCCGGTCACTCCGGCCGCGGTGCCTGTGGCTCCGGCCGCCGTCGTTGCGGAGGAGCCCGTCGAGGAGGCTGCGCCCGCTGCTCACGACCGGGAGCATGTCGCGTCCACTGTGCACGCCATGCTCATCAAGGTCCTCGGGCACGGGCCGCGCAAGCGGCTGCCGCGTACTCGGGGGTTCTTCGAGTTGGGTATCGACTCGATCTCCGTCGCGGAGTTCGCGCGGCGGGTGGCGGAGCAGCTGCATGTCGCTGTTGATGGGGCGGATGCGCTGGCTCACGGCACGATTGAAGGATTCACGGACTACATCATGACGCTTGTGCCTGAGCACTCCGTTGAGAGTGCCGGCGAGAGCGCCTCTGAGAGTGCCGCGACGGGTAGTGGGGCGGGTGCGGCGCCGTCTGAGCCGGTCGCGCCCCGCGGCGGAGCCGCAGATCGATACAGCCCCGCGCCCCTTGGCGGCGCTGCCGAACCGGGCGTTTCGAAGGAGCCGGTCGCCGTCCCCCAACCCGACGACGGCTTCGAGTACGACACCGTCGAACCCATCGCCATCGTCGGTATCGGATGCCGCCTCCCCGGTGGTGTCGCCGGGCCCGAGGACTTCTGGCGGCTGCTCGATCAGCGCGTTGACGCCAGCGGTGATGTGCCTGCCGAGCGCTGGGACGCCGCCGCCCTCGACGGGGTGCCTGCCCGGGGGTCCTTCCTCGGTGCGGTGGACGGATTCGACAACTCCTTCTTCCGGATCTCGCCCCGCGAGGCCCGCACCATGGACCCGCAGCAGCGGCTGTTCCTGGAGGTGGCCTGGGAGGCGCTGGAGGACGCCGGGGTTCCGGCCGACCGGATCGGCGGCACCCGTACCGGTGTGTTCGTCGGTCTCAACACCACCGACTACCAGCAGCTGGTGACCCGCCGCGAGTCCGATGTCGACCTGTACTACGGCACCGGCAACTCCTTCAGCGCTACGGCGGGCAGGATCTCGTACTTCCTGGGACTGCGCGGTCCGAGCATCGCCGTGGACACCGCCTGCTCCTCCTCCCTCACCGCCGTGCACCTGGCCTGCCAGAGCCTGCGCGCGGGGGAGAGCCGGCTGGCGCTGGCCGGCGGGGTGAATGTGATGGCCACCCCGACGGTCTTCCTCTCCATGGGGGCGGCCGGGGCGCTCGCCCCCGACGGACGGTGCAAGACCTTCGACGACTCCGCCGACGGCTACGGCCGGGGCGAGGGCGCGGGTGTGGTCATCCTCAAGAAACTCTCGAGCGCGCTGCGCGACGGTGACCGGGTGTACGCGATCATCCGCGGCAGCGCGGTCAACCAGGACGGGGCCAGCGGCGGATTCACCGTGCCCAGCGGCACCGCCCAGGAAGAGGTCATCCTCACCGCGCTGGAGCAGGCCGGAATCGCACCGCACGAGGTCTCGTACGTCGAGGCGCACGGCACCGGCACCCGACTCGGCGACGCGGTCGAACTGCGCGCCCTCGCCGGGGCGTTGGGTACGGGCCGCCCTGCCGATCAGCCGCTGGTCGTGGGCTCGGTGAAGACCAACATCGGCCATCTGGAGGCCGCCGCCGGAGTCACCGGGCTGATCAAGACGGTGCTGGCGCTCGGCCGGGAGCGTATCCCCGCCCAGCTCCACCTGTCCGAGCCGACCCGCCAACTGGACTGGGCCAAGCTGCCGTTGAACGTGGCCGCAGACCCCGTACCGTGGCCGCGCGGCGCACAGCCCCGGATCGCCGGCATCAGCGCGTTCGGCTTCACCGGCACCAACGCCCACGTCCTGGTCCAGGAGGCCCCCGTGCAGCCGGTGCCCCCGGCCGCACCCCGGCCCGTACGGCCCTGTGTGCTGACCGTGTCCGCCGCGACACCGGAGGCCCTGACCGCGGCGGTGGCCCTGATGCGCGAGCGCGTCGCCGCCACCGCCGACAGCGAACTCGCCGACCTGTGCTGGACGTCGGGCGCCCGCCGCGCCCACCTCGCGCACCGGATCACCGCCGTCGGACGCACCCGCGACGAACTCCTCGCCGCCCTCGACCGGGCCCGCCCGGTACAGGCCCGCGACGAGGCGTCGGTGCTGTTCGTCTACGGCCGCACCCCCGCCGACATGTCGGCCTACGAGGAGGCGCTCGCCGGCGACCCGGAGGCCGCCGAGACCTACCGCACCGCCCTCGCCGAGGCCCACGAGGCCCTGCGCGCCGAACTCGGCGAGCCGGAGGGCCCGCCGCACCCGGGCAGCGTGGAGCACGCCGGCGAGGTGTTCGCCGGCCAGCTCGCCACGACCGCCCTGTGGAAGGCGCTCGGCGTGCAGCCCGACGCGGTCGTCGGCTGGGACATAGGCGAGTACGCCGCCGCCGTGGTCGCGGGCGATCTCACGCTCCTGAACGCCGTACGGCTGCTCGCGGCCGGGGTGCCCGTCCCCGCCCAGCCCGACGGGGCGCGGGTGGCCCGCCACTCCGCCGCGGACGGCTGGTCGTCGCTGGCCAACGAGGTCATCGTGGCCGGCACCGACGTCCTGCTGGACATCGGCACCGGCAGCCGGGCGATCCGGATGCTGGGCGCCGCCCTGGACGCGGCGGCCGAACCCGGCGAGAACGTCCCGGCCCAGCTCACCGCGCCGCGCAAACGTCAGCCCAGCGGCGTCGAGAAGGCCTACCTCGGCCCGGTCGAACTGCTGGAACTGGCGGCCGCGCTGCACGCCCACGGTGTGAGCGTCGACTGGGACCGGCTGGTGCCGGGACCGCACCGCCCGGTGCCGCTGCCCGCCTACCCCTGGCAGCGCAAGGCCTATTGGGTGGACACTGCCTACTCGGTGGAACCCCGGCCGCAGTCCGAGCCGCAACCCGCGGCCGAGACCGCACCGGAGCCCGCCGGTGATCTCGCCACCGAACTGCTCGCGCTGTCGCCCGACCGGCGGGAGGAGCGGCTCGTCGACCTGCTGCTCAAGCTTGTTGCGCAGGTGCTGGGCGAGGAGGCCGATGTCGCCCCCGACCAGGGCTTCTTCGACCTCGGCATGGACTCGGTGCTCTCGCAGGACCTCAAGCAGCGCGCCGAGCGCGAGCTGGGCCTCGAACTGCCCGGCACCGTCATGTTCGAGTGCCCCAACGTCACGTCCTTCGCCCGCTTCGTCCTCGACGAGGTGCTCACCGAACCGCAGGACACGACCGAACCCGCCGCGGCGACCGCAGCCCCGGAGGAACCGGCCGAAGATCTCGCAGACCTCGACGACGACTCCCTGCTGAGCCGTCTCGACGACGCCCTGGCGTCGTCCGAAGCCCTGTTGACCGAGGGAGACTGA